Proteins encoded in a region of the Candidatus Rokuibacteriota bacterium genome:
- a CDS encoding OmpA family protein translates to MKRQLLVSLLPLCAGVLVAVGGTGPAGPAGPAGMTGAQGSPGMTGAQGSAGMTGVQGSAGMTGVQGPAGITGAQGAPASSPMPGVRWMSLKEFMFDYDRSDIRSSESRKPAEVATYMSQNPSVRLGIDGYTDLRGTSQYNLPLSQRRITTVRDALIQAGVPADRIETGTFGSDRVMCNPSTEQCSQREGRVEVLVRAGN, encoded by the coding sequence ATGAAACGACAACTACTGGTTTCGCTGCTCCCGCTGTGTGCGGGGGTGTTGGTGGCGGTGGGGGGCACGGGTCCGGCGGGTCCGGCGGGTCCGGCGGGGATGACGGGGGCGCAGGGCTCTCCCGGGATGACGGGGGCGCAGGGCTCCGCTGGGATGACCGGGGTGCAGGGCTCGGCTGGGATGACGGGGGTACAGGGCCCGGCAGGAATCACGGGGGCCCAGGGCGCGCCGGCGTCGTCGCCGATGCCGGGGGTTCGCTGGATGTCGTTGAAGGAGTTCATGTTCGACTACGACAGGTCGGACATTCGGTCCTCGGAGTCGAGGAAGCCCGCCGAGGTCGCGACCTACATGAGCCAGAACCCGTCCGTGCGGCTCGGGATCGACGGCTACACGGATTTACGCGGCACCAGTCAGTACAATCTGCCGCTGAGCCAGCGTCGGATCACCACTGTTCGTGACGCGCTGATTCAGGCGGGGGTGCCGGCGGACCGGATCGAGACGGGCACGTTCGGTTCGGATCGGGTCATGTGTAATCCGTCCACCGAGCAGTGCTCGCAGCGCGAGGGGCGAGTCGAGGTGCTGGTCCGCGCCGGCAACTAG
- a CDS encoding Thivi_2564 family membrane protein, with product MSLIGLVMTLVVVGVLLWLLNNYVPMDSKIKSIINAVVVIVVVVWLLQAFGVLGSLRDLRIR from the coding sequence ATGAGCCTGATCGGACTCGTCATGACGCTGGTGGTCGTCGGGGTTCTGCTCTGGCTGCTCAACAACTACGTGCCGATGGATTCGAAGATCAAGTCGATCATCAACGCCGTGGTCGTCATCGTGGTCGTAGTCTGGCTATTGCAGGCGTTCGGTGTCCTGGGCTCGTTGCGCGACCTGCGCATTCGGTAG
- a CDS encoding TraR/DksA family transcriptional regulator, producing MVDQGEAMKTNGRANVGNRIGRDLDAALSRLRQLGAAVMVMDLPGTIGGNSAFADEVDQIQVSASRDIDLATRELLQERVNRLSAALDRLNEGAYGVCVECAEPIVPARLEAVPEVETCVRCQAGLERLGRQSASSHRSVFAAGKMKRRMKRLHRRIARRSFRTRRTAVRLDEAFVIGALTGATVVWL from the coding sequence GTGGTTGACCAGGGAGAAGCGATGAAAACGAACGGACGCGCCAACGTCGGAAACCGGATCGGGCGGGACCTCGACGCAGCCCTTTCGCGACTTCGCCAGCTCGGCGCAGCGGTGATGGTCATGGACCTGCCCGGCACGATCGGCGGGAACTCGGCTTTCGCCGACGAGGTCGACCAGATCCAGGTCAGCGCGAGTCGGGACATCGATCTGGCCACGCGCGAGCTGCTGCAGGAGCGCGTGAACCGTCTGTCCGCTGCGCTGGACCGGCTGAACGAGGGGGCGTACGGCGTCTGCGTGGAGTGCGCCGAGCCGATTGTGCCGGCGCGACTCGAGGCTGTCCCCGAGGTGGAGACCTGCGTCCGCTGCCAGGCCGGCCTCGAGCGTCTCGGTCGCCAGTCCGCCTCGAGTCATCGCAGCGTGTTCGCGGCCGGCAAAATGAAACGGCGGATGAAGCGGCTCCACCGTCGTATCGCTCGTCGCTCTTTCCGAACGAGGAGGACCGCGGTGCGACTTGATGAGGCGTTCGTCATCGGGGCGCTGACCGGCGCGACCGTCGTATGGCTGTAG
- a CDS encoding DUF3185 domain-containing protein, which yields MKPVTLVGVALIILGVLALAYQGITYTTREKVVDLGPLKITADKEKSIPLPPILGALALAGGVVLVIVGGRKS from the coding sequence GTGAAACCCGTGACTCTCGTCGGTGTCGCCCTGATCATTCTCGGCGTACTCGCCCTGGCCTACCAGGGCATCACGTACACGACGCGCGAGAAGGTCGTGGACCTTGGGCCGCTCAAGATCACGGCCGACAAGGAGAAGAGCATTCCCCTGCCGCCGATCCTCGGTGCCTTGGCTCTTGCCGGCGGCGTGGTGTTGGTCATCGTGGGAGGTCGAAAGTCGTAA
- a CDS encoding IS701 family transposase has translation MRTLETARSQQFAAYVQRLAGVLGHRDRHEPLRAYVTGLCLPGDRKSIEPMAARVDPRHVRSRHQSMHHFIADAPWDERAVLRVARDWVLDPMARHGPVAAWIVDDTAFPKKGQHSVGVARQYCGVLGKQDNCQVAVSVSVANDAVSLPVAYQLYLPESWARDRRRRRAVGVPAAVAFQPKWQMALGQIQTLQAEGLPPAPVLADAGYGDTTAFREALTTAGLPYVVGMKKETTAWPPGEAPRPPKRWNGRGRPPTRVRRTATHTPPSLKQLAGALPLAAWRTVTWREGTRGAMRSRFARLRVRPAHRDAQRAAPRPEEWVLIEWPRGDAEPTKYWFSTLPATIPLVELVHLAKLRWRIERDSQELKDELGLDHFEGRGWRGFHHHGALCIAAYAYLAAERARVSPPAPLAFLRPARLPTGFTPRGAPGAA, from the coding sequence ATGCGCACCCTGGAGACGGCTCGGAGCCAGCAGTTCGCCGCCTATGTGCAGCGCCTCGCCGGCGTGCTTGGTCATCGCGATCGGCATGAGCCGCTGCGCGCGTACGTCACCGGGCTGTGCCTGCCCGGGGACCGGAAGAGTATCGAGCCCATGGCCGCCCGGGTGGACCCCCGGCATGTCCGGTCGCGGCACCAGTCGATGCACCACTTCATCGCCGACGCCCCGTGGGACGAGCGGGCCGTGTTGCGCGTGGCTCGGGACTGGGTGCTGGACCCGATGGCCCGGCATGGGCCGGTGGCCGCGTGGATCGTGGACGACACGGCCTTCCCGAAGAAGGGGCAGCACTCGGTGGGCGTCGCCCGGCAGTACTGCGGCGTCCTCGGCAAACAGGACAATTGCCAAGTGGCGGTGAGCGTGTCGGTGGCCAACGACGCCGTGAGCCTGCCGGTCGCCTATCAGCTCTACCTGCCGGAGAGCTGGGCGCGGGACCGCCGGCGCCGTCGGGCCGTGGGCGTGCCGGCGGCGGTGGCGTTCCAGCCGAAGTGGCAGATGGCGCTCGGCCAGATCCAGACCTTGCAGGCCGAGGGCCTGCCGCCGGCCCCCGTGCTCGCCGACGCCGGCTATGGCGACACGACCGCATTCCGCGAGGCCCTGACCACCGCGGGACTGCCGTACGTTGTCGGCATGAAGAAGGAGACGACGGCGTGGCCCCCGGGCGAGGCGCCGCGGCCCCCGAAACGCTGGAACGGGCGCGGCCGGCCGCCCACGCGCGTGCGGCGCACCGCGACGCATACCCCCCCAAGCCTCAAGCAGCTGGCCGGGGCGCTGCCGCTCGCGGCGTGGCGGACGGTGACGTGGCGCGAAGGGACGCGCGGCGCGATGCGCTCCCGCTTCGCGCGGCTCCGCGTGCGGCCCGCCCATCGTGATGCGCAGCGCGCGGCGCCGCGGCCGGAGGAGTGGGTGCTGATCGAGTGGCCGCGGGGCGACGCCGAGCCCACGAAGTATTGGTTCTCGACCCTGCCGGCCACGATCCCGCTCGTCGAGCTCGTCCACCTCGCCAAGCTGCGCTGGCGGATCGAGCGCGACTCTCAGGAGCTCAAGGACGAGCTCGGGCTGGACCATTTCGAGGGCCGCGGGTGGCGAGGCTTCCATCATCATGGCGCGTTATGTATCGCGGCCTACGCCTACCTCGCCGCCGAGCGCGCGAGGGTTTCCCCCCCTGCGCCTCTCGCCTTCCTCCGCCCCGCTCGCCTTCCCACAGGTTTCACCCCGCGGGGCGCTCCCGGTGCGGCCTGA